ggttattttacaaaaaataaaactctaaaaaaaaaacaatactaaaacttggtaaaaatttactttcgactcaaaatttaaaaatattggtttcaaacttattttattttccagaaaatattgttttcgatattcagtgatttttatataaaaatccaacagtccgttttttcataaaaaataaaatctataaaaaatagtacgcaaatttggtaaaattgatactagtatatagagacaaacttttaagcaagacaaatcgacagacgggatgggaagttatcagtgtgggtcgcatcccagcctctttttattttaataaattaaaacaaaattgtttggtgatttgttattttaatattttgtcaccgtttacagtaCACTAACTCTCCCACTTATAcaccacatccttacacacttccaataagttatttatttctatcaaaatattctctagaaattatttatatgacaaaacaacgtttgtcgggtcagctagttatattatataattataacATTAGAATTTTCAGCACTAGAAAACcactaaaatattttctaatctaaacttaataataataaataataattaaacttcATTAATgagaaagaaataaattaaaaaaatcaggaGTTTATggttacatttttctttattataaaatttataagaatcGTAAGTTAAGTAATGAAAACGCATTTATTTCAATCAATAGTTCTTTAAGGAAGGTACGAAAAACAATGTTGTATGTATGAAATGTATCGTCAAAAATCTATAGAATGCAGAACTGTTACCATATTGAAAGCGAATCATTGACCCACTGTTTCTTTAACATGTGTTGTTAACCACAATTAAGGTGAAGGTTGtgcagtaaaataaaaatttacaaaacaaactaTTAAAACAACAGAAATGAAATCAACAATTCCATCATGCATgtacatttttaacataaatacaaaagttaccatcgttttttgaaaaattatctgATAAAATATAATGATCATAATTATTGTGTCCGAAATCCATAAAATGCTGATTCATTACTAAAACAGAGATTCAAATGCCATATAGTTACATAAACGTGTTTATTTTGCCTTATTAACCACAAATTCAAAGCCTCCGTCTTTGGAGCAACACTTTTTCAACAAAGTGTTGTTCTCTGTAATTAATTGCTTCTTTTATGACTTTGTTATGGGTTTGTTTTGAATAGTACTTGTCGTAGGTATACTGTATACCTCTAACAGACCAAACAGCAGGCTTCCAATTGAATCCAGAAACACAACAATTAGCATGAGTGCAGAGTGCTGACTGATGACTGACCCAAAACTAGGTCATCAACATTACAGCTTTGTTGCATATAGCATATCTATATAAGACTTCGAGAAGGTCTATATAATATAAGTATTCCAACTTATAAACATGTTCAGCATCATTATcgaatttataaataatctgCAAATTATCATGTTCACTCAATAAAAAGTGCCACTCTAACGACACCGACTGACTAGAGTACGAATGCAAGTTTTGATATTTGTGTCAGCAAAAGCCACAGCAAGCCAAGAGAAAACTAAAAAGTCTACGAAATCATCAAAACCTACAGATTCAAATTTTGGTACCAGCAGCAgcacaacagcagcaaaaatgTGACATCAAAAATAGTCCAAGGAAACACTAAATGATGAAAAATAGACACAATATTCCAATACGCTCTTTCATCGACACTAGACTCGACTCGACAGCCGGACTGTGAGTGAGCAATAATGTCGTCGCCGGGCCGCGTCGGGCGGAAAGGGTATTGTAGCGATATCTATAAGAGTGATGCTTCTCAAGACTCGTTGAAGGTAtctaaaatatatatgtacgtattttccaacaaatcttaaaattatacAGAATTATCGGGAATCCGTGGGCATGTCCCAACtttgtcgtcttcgtcgtcgtcgacttcatcttcgtcgtcgtcttttTTATTTGTCGTATACTCAAAGATTCTCCGTGAATGAAAGAGAATGACAGCAGATTCACACTATCACCACCGTCTTCGGTcggtcgttcgtcgtcgtcgtcgtcgtgcccAAGAAACCCGCCTACGCGCAACGTTCCCAAAATATACACGTTGGACCTACGACAACTAAACTATACAACAGATGCTGATGACGAAGTGTTTTGCTATTAGAGTCGATGCACTTTGCTGAAATCCCACACAGCAACCGTTctaagagagagagagagagagagactaTAGCTAGCGGGGATGGCAGGGTTAGCGGCATGACGCCTGTGGTTAGATGTTTTGAAGCAGAAACCACACACTCTTTATAGGTACCTCAACTTAGCTCAATAGCTCTATAGACGTTCCCATAATACATACTAATCCATTAATTACTTTTCATATTTATGATTTGGGACAGACACTTGCCCCTAGGGACTTGAAACCACCGAGCATTGAAAATAACTCATGTGTGCACAGAAGCATTTGCCACAAAGAAGTCAATAAGGGCAATCGCTTGCTGGAGCAAAAGGTCCACTCCAATACAAATACTTCGCATCCGTATACCGTATACCGCATCCAGCTTCCAACATTCAAAACAACAGCCCTTGACCTTTATCCACCTGATCTATTTTCAGGAATTTTCAGTTGCCTATACTCTTTCGAGTATATACTGTAGCACGTTGTAGGAGAGGGCTGCTTTTATCTTTCGTAATGGAAATTTGGAAATGGAATCGAGAGTAGTGACATACACACAATATGTTATACACAAAACGATGAAGAGGGTCGCAGCTCGGAACCGAAGGAATGAAGCTCCGAAAtagattttagattttagaaataaaaaaaaaattgaaaaatactctTCTCAGAACATAGAACGATTCATTGCGGAGGACGGCAAACAACTTTCGCAATTCTACTGGGTTACGATAATTGGATGGTGGAGTGCGGTGTGGCGAGGTGGCGGGTGAAGTGCGGCGGGCGCGCAAGTTTCGCTGAAATTGTCTACAACCAAACTAGCTATTTGGACTGAGATTAATTGCCTGCCATTTATATTGCAGCATCTTTTGGTCGTTATTTCGTCCTCCACTTTGATAACAATAAACGCCGTGCAGTAGTTACGTACATATACGTTTATGAACGTCCTACTCGAAGCCATAGATGCTGCTGACGTTAGACCGTTCCATTGTTAGCTTAGTTGTTCGGTCAAATTTTATATATCTACCAGTACTAAAAGTGTTCAACCACGATTGGAACTTGGCCAAAAACACCACTACCGTGTGCGGTCTTTTTCTTTGGTCAATTCCGCTATGTGTTTTTAACATCAGGACACATCAAACGTATTTTCAGTTATCTAGACTTGGAGGAAATTTTTTACacatactttaaaaatttatgaaagaTCGAAGATTTAGTTCCGCAAAATGAATTTTcggattattattttttgcaagaCTTATAAGATACGATGGCAGTGGGCTGTGCGCAGAGTCCGCGGCAAAATATGGCTTTGATTTGTGAGTTTTAAGTAATATAACAGTTTCGAGAAAATTGTCTAATAAAACAATTACCACACATGCGAGTGACCATCATCatcacttttttattgaaagtaaaGATCAATAGTAAATCTGTTGAAgagtaaacaaaatttcaacctCTGGCAAGATCTACCCTTTAATTTTGTTGGAAAgtcttaaaaaagtataaaggttatttgaaaataaataaatcataacgCAATTTGAGAGCCTTTTTCTTACAGCGCAAGGCGGAATCTTTTGACACTAATTATTTGGACGTTTAATCATTTCCTCcaatttcttctttctttctttttctcttaGCCTTCGAAAACGAGTTGCCTCAAAAGAATCTAATGTGAAGGCCTTCTAAGGCAACTCAAACTTGACAGCTTTTTCTGATAgttaatttgacagctgacagatgATTTGTACTAAgtgtacttaaaaaaagaaactaaaattgAAGTTGGTTGAATAGTTTAAATTTCAACTTGCAGAAAATTTTGACAACCTGGAAAATTGCAGCAAGTTTTGAAACCTACCAAATTTTGCTTAGTCtctcaaaaaataagttaaactggaaaaaatctaatattttaatacaaaaaattaaatgcaaaacaaatccaaaatattACACTAAAACCCTCACAGAAATGCTGCGAGGGTCACCTCAGGTTTTATGTGATGCTTGTAAGCTGAGTATTTCACGTTCATAACAATTATTGAAGAAAAGAGAGGTCGTAGTAATGGAGATGATGCATTGGTCCAACGTTCAAGCAATAAAAACGTCTTACAAAGATTTTTTATAGCTTATATGCTAAAAGAGAAGAAGAACAACGCATTTCCATTTCCATGTCAGAAAAGAAGGATTACATCAAAACGTTACGCGCTCTACAACTGGGCTCTGTGAAGTGGCAATATATGAACCTAACCTACAACAGGTAGCGAGTGTTTCTAATTATAcctaccttaaaaaataaagaaaagaagaacCTACCCCGGTGGATCCGTGTCGAATCCCACTCTCACATATCGTAGCTTTCAACTTGATTAATAACAGGAGAGTGACGCGTTTAGATCTTCAAGACCACCCATCATCATAATAATACCCGCGTTCTAATTTGTTGGTAGTGTATTTACTCTCGAATAtgcattttgtaaattataaagaaaataaatatatatatatatccatGAGCTGAACTAGTGCACTTCGTTTGATATTGATGCTATGCATGCGGTGCAGTGTCGGTGTCGGTCAGTCTTTGAGAGAGATGacgataaaatgtttttaaaagcaaaGTGCCGCATCGGCAAAAGACTCGTATCGAAAATTGTAATAGCAATTGATTCTCACTCCTTTCAAGTGGATGTGAgatcattattaaaaatcatttcaagaTGTGAAAACTATTAATTACCCACTTATTCGAAAGATAGGAGTTCGTGGCTTGAATATTGTGTTTGGATATTTCATGTAAGGCTCGTATATTTTCGAATTCTAAATTGTGATGAAGAGTATATCGACTTTTTGAGTGTTTTGACTTTGAGTCATCAAACTATATCTTgagttcaaataaaaacaaatacgcTTAATGGAAATCAATGCGTTTTGTGCATTCTCGCTTCGGCATATACTCCAATGAACACACGAAAAATTAGAAATTAGAAATCCGTAAAGGAGAAAGTATCGGGTATCATTGGAAATgttcaattttgaattcttgCATTATTtcgtcaaaaagaaaataaaacgcaATGCAAAacacttttgaagaaaaacaaaatagaagcaGATTTGATGTCAGCTGCTCACAGTACTTAGTGagctattctattctattttcgTACTCGATAGTGCCCAATGATGCTGTAGCACTTGTGCCTATACCAGGATCTGATgtatttgaagtatttttttgaaattcgtttgTGGTCTGTAAGTAGTCAGCTATAAATTTTATAGCTAAGTTGGCACACATATGtctattaattttcatttgagttTTTAGCACGAAAGATCATCTTTTGGAATTTGAATCAGACTTAGTTTTGCGCTGGCAGAGAGGGCAAATTCTTTAAACTTGAGGTTTAAGTTGTGTTTAAGATTCGTTTTGGaatatgttttcaataaaaaatttcttttgctATAttgttagtaaatttttaataaatagaaaaatgaaactaaaagTTATGAAGTCTTAGTGCATaaacaaaaaacctttttaaatggcgcccaatgtggaATGCTATTTTAAAACATGGCTACCTGCGGAAACATTCAAGCAGCAgggtttttttagatttgactattttttactaaacgtgccattcaaaattgtaattgatgaacaaaaatagaaaattaaattaaaagttattaaatggcgccagggatggaagggatctacagttttaagccaattccgaacagctaatttgagaaagcacttttcatgacaagatttactcttggagaatttgtccgTTCCTCCTTTTTCCATTCCTTTAGGTGGCATAGtcagagatcgaacccaagacctctcgcatgacagtccatcgcactaaccatcatgccaagggtactactcgttactaccaaattgtttttaaaaaattgtcttgttttagagaacaaaatgcaaaattttattatcctaacataagtgtcaattggttccttataattttaatgtgtttttgtttgaaattgactttttgaaatgtgttaaatcacgtttgttcgtccattttTTCATTTGCTGTTTACTCTCATGTGCAAGGTCCTTTAGATGTGACGATTTTTCACTAAAATTGcaactcaaaatttaatttgatgggCCGAAAATTCCTTTgacgaaaaatgtttttttgtgaaaattttaacGCCTTTTTCTCAAAgttctttttgaaatacaaGCTCCACTTTCTCAAACACTTCCACATCTGCAttcaaattaatacaatttaattgttcTAGAGTTTTTGAATCCAGTAATtagaaaattctgaaatttaacTTAATGTGGTTTCAGTTTGTTTTGAACCATATCTTTTTaatctcttatttattttcctgtATAAGAACTAATTTTTAGCTTTGATGCGATTAAATTGTGGGAAAAAGGTCAGTTTCTCATTTTAAATAACCCAATTCAGCAACATTTTAGCATCGTTGCCAAACttttcttaaatggcgcccaacgtggaattcgtttttttttgtttttaacttaaatctTAAATGGCTCCCAACGTGGTATAAACCGAATTGAATagagttatatttttaaaatttagtcaCATTACTtggataatttaatttttaattgaaccattttctcaaagaaaaaaatcaacttatttatttgattaCACCTTGTATCGTAGGGAATTTACTGTCCGCTTGTATTGTTGATGGGCAATTTAACGAgaatgtttatatatattttgttttcagttgcAACATGATGCAGAGCTAGCGCAGAAGCAGAAGGGCCAACAATAATCATTGTGTATAGTGTGTATAGACACAACATCActggtgtttttgtttatagtcAACAATTTCCCCAGTGGCAAGTGGCAGCGCTGCGCAATGAACCTTTCCGTTGTGTGTGGATTGCATTTGTACCGCTATATTGCACTATGGAACGGATTGGGGGCTTGAGAACGAACATCACGAGCAAGAGCACAAAAGATACAACAAATAATGCTGGTAGCTACTTAGTGCTTACTTGCGTTTTGCTTAGCATCATTTCCATGTTGCTAGAGCAAATGCATCCAATCCAATCCAATCAAATCAGTTGTTATCTCAACGTCGAGTTGCACGGTTGATGTTCGAGTGAATTTCCGTcgttgaattaatatttttgttagttttaaatGCTAAGGAATTTGTTgttgtgtgttttgtatttttcagaAATGTGTAGCACAaacgaatttttgattttgtaaaaaaaatatttaggtaTTTGAAACTTCATGCGTCCTTTGTGTCCAATTATTGTTGGACATCAGTGTGTCGTTTTTAATGAGaatcattttcttttgtgtAATGAATTTGCATCCAGAAACTAGTGAACCCGTCGATTCTGTGCGTGGGCGTGTGTATGCAAattctaaaatataaatacaaaaatatataaagaaccTAGTTATATGTTTTAATGTGTACTTAAACGTAATGTTAAAAATACGATATTCGAAATACGAAATAATGATAACGAAATAATAGGATTTaaatatacataggtataccTTAAACTGGATTAAAAGTGCATCCGCATTCGAACGAATCaatgtgtattttatttgtccctcagggaatttaaaaataaaaataaaaataaaagaaaaacaaaatcttaaaacgaaGGAACGAAGAACATAAAATCGTAATTTTGTAGGTATCCATTTGACAGCGAACAAATAAGAAAGACCACCGACCAACGACCATCGACATGCCGGGGCTCAAGGCTTTAATTCTCTTCGTCTCCGTGGTGCTTGTGAACTTCGGATTGCTGCCGGTCACAATGGGCTATCTTGATGTTAGTGGAGGCCAGACGTCCGCAGAGGAtctgtcgttgtcgtcatcgtcgtcaatGGAAAATGAGTTTCCCCATTCGTTCCGACATCAGGAACACTATAATCATCGCATTGAACACGCATTGAAAGaatctaaaaagaaaatactgaGAGCCTCTAGTCTCAGCAGCGCCAGCGCCATCGCCTCCACAAAAAACAACTCGCAGTCGGCTCATCAGATCTATCTGCGACACCATCATAGAGGCGGTGTGGTGACCTCCACATCCACGCCATCACCCTATAAATCGGGACATCATTTGCGACATCATAACCGTCATCATGAACCATGGGAGAATCGCGTTTTGATGCAATCGCAAGGTCAACAGCATCAAGCTGTCGCCGAGGCTTCTGCGGGACCCACAACCACCGTGAGACCACTCAAGCTTAACCTCACCAACACTCTACACAGTCGCCTATTCGATCGCGATAGTCTGTATACAATGCCGAGAACAAGGACCACGACCGGTCCGAAATCAAGACACAATTATGGGAGTCACATTCTGGCAGCTAGTTCCAGCAGCGATCGGGCCTATGGTGATGACAATCGATTTGACGATCGGGATAGACCGCAATTGCAAACGCAAAAGCAAACAGTGGAACATTCACAAAAGTACTCTGACAAAAACAATGCAGCAATGCATCTGTTCTCTGGAGAAGACTACAACGAGGATgaggaagatgatgatgatgattatcaATACGAAAGCAATGACGAAGACGAACAGAACGAGGAGCCAGCTTTAGACAGTGAAAAGTGGAATAAAATCGATATTCAGGACCGAAGGAATAGAAGAGAACACTCTCCATCTGCAAAGCCCTGGGTTAGCATAAGTGATGTGAGTATCATCTTCTAATCTAAAATTCTACAAAGTAAAGAAATTAAACTCTCTAACGATTGTAGCGCTATAATTCTTggtttgttattgttatttctattttttaacttctgCACTTAACTTTAATATGGTGCGTATATTAAACAGaagcaaaaagaacaaaaacgcAAGACAAAGCATCATTAATAAAAGGAGGAATGAGTTTTTAAATCCAGACTCAGATCAACGTCTGTCGTCGCCACTCGGCGGGACTAGTATTGTAATGTGTTAGATTTCAGCATCTGTATTTATGAAGTGTGAGATCTCTTCAGCTTTGACTTCTTTGTTACTCGCATACACCACACTGTTTGGTCTTTGGTTTATTTATAACCGCCCACGATTGGTCACGTTTTTGATTAATCTCATGAGTGTGCATTCCACAATTCTGTGATGATTCCGAGTGTTCGTTTTTATTGTGTCTTAAAGGTGCTAGGAGGCTTTCCATCAGAACTTGCATATTAAATAAGGTattagaaatttgtatttttagttcaacgttattcttttgttttcaatgttgAAATGTTTGCACACAACACAGCACAAGATGTTCCTCAAACAAATAAGGATAATTTAAGAAACAAGAATTTAAACAGGAGGCTTTTGTTAAAGTGAAAACATAACTTATTTCCAGGAAGTAGTTGAAGAATAATATTTCCTCGTTATTTAAAAGACCATCATTTTTAAAGTCTGTTAGAGAACTAATGATTTTACTTAATAGAAGACACCATTCAAATCCGATGTTTTCAACTGAAAAGATCTTCAGTATTGTAACAAATTCTGGATAATCATTAGTATTGCAAAAGTTTCTAAGATGAAAAGGTTTAAAGGATTTTAATAAACTAGGAAGCAtatcttttaaacttttttattaatagaACATATTTTGCAACACAAACTGAAATTAACTTCATCGAAGGAACATTCATTCAAGGACAACATTCGATAAAAAGTAAATGTATGCTTCTTCAAAAagaattcatttaaaatcacttagtaaccataaaataaaaataaaaaaacgtctTAATCCAAATCGTCATCATCATAAAAATGATTCTCCACTCAAACAATGCTATATATCCCTACCTTAAGTCTCGTCTATAAATGGTGAAAGAGAGTAAGCAAAATGAAATTGCACTAGCCCCTGGACCTGGACCTGGACTTGGCTATTAATTCTAAGAAAAGAATCTTTATGGAACAAAATGCACGATTCTAATCAACTATTCCTATAGCTCCATCAGTATCGTCACTTGTAAAGACTACACATTCAAGCACTTCTCCTCCCAACAGTCTGTGTTTGTACAAGtgttgtataatatttttccatttagAATTCTTCTATATGTACCTAAAGCT
This window of the Eupeodes corollae chromosome 3, idEupCoro1.1, whole genome shotgun sequence genome carries:
- the LOC129950907 gene encoding uncharacterized protein LOC129950907, whose protein sequence is MPGLKALILFVSVVLVNFGLLPVTMGYLDVSGGQTSAEDLSLSSSSSMENEFPHSFRHQEHYNHRIEHALKESKKKILRASSLSSASAIASTKNNSQSAHQIYLRHHHRGGVVTSTSTPSPYKSGHHLRHHNRHHEPWENRVLMQSQGQQHQAVAEASAGPTTTVRPLKLNLTNTLHSRLFDRDSLYTMPRTRTTTGPKSRHNYGSHILAASSSSDRAYGDDNRFDDRDRPQLQTQKQTVEHSQKYSDKNNAAMHLFSGEDYNEDEEDDDDDYQYESNDEDEQNEEPALDSEKWNKIDIQDRRNRREHSPSAKPWVSISDDTESLYSRFNIPGTLTQHKFEELGTHDAIKQSRKTHSTNHLQNKALANAHASRIYSEANCRLPQQRVERIQKDPSKMYVPHCTILHRCGDDTGCCKTDRQTCAPKRTQSVDLYFFVKSFNSKQGSIERHTFVNHTECHCVDKSRHYMHSFTDAAPMMRKATVLDCNCPKLFEKILQEDGICRCDCSSGNIGCNYLKRGMEHFSMIDRKCIIEGRCKPPTCEFGNYLKKHGRCQKGGEVVQQPPLSWSYN